In a genomic window of Streptomyces roseoviridis:
- a CDS encoding deoxyguanosinetriphosphate triphosphohydrolase, with protein MEGITERSSARNGTDHGTDTPGYDTAATERWAAEPDKRPGRTAFQRDRARVLHSAALRRLAGKTQVVTPGTRSHAWDASPRTRLTHSLECAQVGRELGAALGCDPDLVEAACLAHDMGHPPFGHNGEQALNDVAKDCGGFEGNAQSLRLLTRIEPKRFIADPATGDPVSVGLNLTRAALDAATKYPWPRGAHPTDPGSNKFGVYEDDLPVFAWIREDAPAHRKCFEAQVMDWSDDVAYSVHDFEDGLHAGHIDPNMLLSEPERADIWAVALGRYVPEDTDPQELADALDRLLDQEWWPHGYDGSAVAQARLKDATSQLIGRFCLAAEGATRRTHGSGRLTRYGAELVVPRETRNECAVLKAVADRYVMQRAEQEALRADQRIVIAELAEALAARAPEALEPQFRAQFVSAPDDRSRKRVIVDQIASLTDASARTLHARLRTPRR; from the coding sequence ATGGAAGGCATCACGGAACGCAGCAGCGCACGCAACGGCACGGACCACGGCACCGACACCCCCGGCTACGACACCGCCGCCACCGAACGCTGGGCCGCCGAGCCCGACAAACGGCCCGGCCGCACCGCCTTCCAGCGCGACCGGGCCCGCGTCCTGCACTCCGCCGCCCTGCGCAGACTCGCCGGGAAGACGCAGGTCGTCACCCCCGGCACCCGCAGCCACGCCTGGGACGCCAGCCCCCGCACCCGGCTCACCCACTCCCTCGAATGCGCCCAGGTCGGCCGCGAGCTCGGCGCGGCCCTCGGCTGCGACCCCGACCTCGTCGAGGCGGCCTGCCTCGCCCACGACATGGGACACCCGCCGTTCGGGCACAACGGCGAGCAGGCCCTCAACGACGTCGCCAAGGACTGCGGCGGATTCGAGGGCAACGCCCAGTCGCTGCGGCTGCTCACCCGCATCGAACCGAAGCGTTTCATCGCCGACCCGGCCACCGGCGACCCGGTCAGCGTCGGCCTCAACCTCACCCGGGCCGCCCTCGACGCCGCCACCAAGTACCCCTGGCCCCGCGGCGCCCACCCCACCGACCCCGGCTCCAACAAGTTCGGCGTCTACGAGGACGACCTGCCCGTCTTCGCCTGGATCCGCGAGGACGCCCCCGCACACCGCAAGTGCTTCGAGGCCCAGGTCATGGACTGGTCCGACGACGTGGCCTACTCGGTGCACGACTTCGAGGACGGCCTGCACGCCGGCCACATCGACCCCAACATGCTGCTCTCCGAACCCGAGCGCGCCGACATCTGGGCGGTCGCCCTCGGCCGCTACGTACCGGAGGACACCGACCCCCAAGAGCTCGCCGACGCCCTCGACCGGCTCCTCGACCAGGAGTGGTGGCCGCACGGCTACGACGGCTCGGCCGTCGCCCAGGCCCGGCTCAAGGACGCCACCAGCCAGCTCATCGGCCGCTTCTGCCTCGCCGCCGAGGGCGCCACCCGCCGGACCCACGGCTCGGGCCGCCTCACCCGCTACGGCGCCGAGCTCGTCGTCCCCCGCGAGACCCGCAACGAGTGCGCCGTCCTCAAGGCCGTCGCCGACCGGTACGTGATGCAGCGGGCCGAGCAGGAGGCGCTCCGCGCCGACCAGCGCATCGTCATCGCCGAACTCGCCGAGGCGCTGGCCGCCCGCGCCCCCGAGGCCCTCGAACCCCAGTTCCGCGCCCAGTTCGTCAGCGCGCCCGACGACCGTTCCCGCAAGCGGGTGATCGTCGACCAGATCGCCTCCCTCACCGACGCCTCCGCCCGCACCCTCCACGCCCGCCTGCGCACCCCGCGCCGGTAG
- a CDS encoding NAD(P)/FAD-dependent oxidoreductase, which produces MVDADQTFVIVGAGLAGAKAAETLRAEGFNGRVILIGDERDHPYERPPLSKGYLLGKEERDSVFVHEPSWYAQHDVELHLGQPVTAVDREACTVRLGDGTVIRYDKLLLATGAEPRRLDIPGTGLAGVHHLRRLAHSERLRDELKALGRDNGHLVIAGAGWIGLEVAAAARTYGAEVTVVEYAPSPLHQVLGPELGQLFADLHTQHGVRFHFGARLTEITGQDGIVLAARTDDGEEHPAHAVLVAIGAAPRTALAENAGLALVDRADGGGIAVDESLRTSDPDVFAAGDVAAAHHPFLHRRVRVEHWANALNGGPAAARAMLGHHVSYDRVPYFFSDQYDLGMEYSGWAPPGSYDQVVLRGDAGKREFIAFWLKEGRVLAGMNVNVWDVTDAVQRLIRSRAQVDPDALADASVPLESLAR; this is translated from the coding sequence GTGGTCGACGCAGATCAGACCTTCGTCATCGTCGGCGCCGGCCTGGCCGGGGCCAAGGCGGCAGAGACCCTGCGCGCCGAGGGGTTCAACGGCCGGGTGATCCTCATCGGCGACGAACGCGACCACCCCTACGAGCGCCCACCCCTGTCCAAGGGCTACCTGCTCGGCAAGGAGGAGCGGGACTCCGTCTTCGTCCACGAGCCCTCCTGGTACGCGCAGCACGACGTCGAGCTGCACCTCGGCCAGCCGGTCACCGCCGTCGACCGCGAGGCCTGCACCGTGCGCCTCGGCGACGGCACCGTCATCCGCTACGACAAGCTCCTGCTCGCCACCGGCGCCGAGCCCCGCCGCCTCGACATCCCCGGCACCGGCCTCGCCGGCGTCCACCACCTGCGCCGGCTCGCCCACTCCGAGCGGCTGCGCGACGAGCTCAAGGCCCTCGGCCGCGACAACGGCCACCTGGTCATCGCCGGCGCCGGCTGGATCGGCCTGGAGGTCGCCGCCGCGGCCCGTACGTACGGCGCCGAGGTCACCGTCGTCGAATACGCCCCGAGCCCGCTCCACCAGGTCCTCGGCCCGGAACTCGGCCAGCTCTTCGCCGACCTGCACACCCAGCACGGCGTCCGTTTCCACTTCGGCGCCCGGCTCACCGAGATCACCGGCCAGGACGGCATCGTCCTCGCCGCCCGCACCGACGACGGCGAGGAGCACCCGGCGCACGCCGTCCTCGTCGCCATCGGCGCGGCCCCCCGCACCGCCCTCGCCGAGAACGCCGGCCTCGCCCTCGTCGACCGCGCCGACGGCGGCGGCATCGCCGTCGACGAGTCGCTGCGCACCTCCGACCCCGACGTCTTCGCCGCCGGCGACGTCGCCGCCGCCCACCACCCCTTCCTGCACCGCCGCGTCCGCGTCGAGCACTGGGCCAACGCGCTCAACGGGGGCCCCGCCGCCGCCCGCGCCATGCTGGGCCACCACGTCTCCTACGACCGCGTCCCGTACTTCTTCTCCGACCAGTACGACCTCGGCATGGAGTACTCGGGCTGGGCGCCGCCCGGCTCGTACGACCAGGTGGTGCTGCGCGGGGACGCCGGAAAGCGCGAGTTCATCGCCTTCTGGCTGAAGGAGGGACGGGTCCTCGCCGGCATGAACGTGAATGTGTGGGACGTCACAGACGCCGTCCAGCGGCTGATCCGGTCCCGGGCCCAGGTGGACCCCGACGCCCTCGCCGACGCGTCGGTGCCGCTGGAGAGCCTCGCCCGGTAG
- the dnaG gene encoding DNA primase: MAGRINDDDVKAVRDAVPIDAVVSEYLQLRNAGGGNLKGLCPFHDEKSPSFQVSPSKGLFHCFGCQEGGDTIAFVMKIDHLSFSETVERLAAKAGITLRYEEGGYNPGHQRGERTRLVEAHTIAAAYYAEQLGSAEAEIGRTFLAERGFDQAAAEHFGVGYSPAGWDHLTRYLRGKGFTDRELILSGLSQDGRRGPIDRFRGRLMWPIKDVGGDVVGFGARKLRDDDNGPKYLNTPETPIYKKSQVLYGIDLAKKDIAKASRAVVVEGYTDVMACHLAGVTTAIATCGTAFGGDHIKILRRLLMDNGSARVIFTFDGDAAGQKAALRAFEDDQKFAAETYIAIAPDGMDPCELRLAKGDEAVADLVQPRTPLFEFALRQIVNRYDLEIPSGRAAALDEAAPIVARIKNVASQHEVAVQLAGMLGILDTQFVVRRVAQIARWQRQGGTKGPDRGAPQRRGYEIQAPTAPAGPALNLRSPAHRTERELLKLALQRPELVSPAFDAYGIDEFTAPPYAAVRQCIQDAGGATDAPADYLDAVRAAAPDDTVRALVTELAVETIFAKTVDEAYAGDQLVTVRLRAVDRRIRDVQGTLARLGAHGDPQRLAAVQNELWVLTQYGQSLRNHGAAAL; the protein is encoded by the coding sequence GTGGCAGGCAGGATCAACGATGACGACGTGAAGGCGGTCCGGGACGCGGTCCCGATCGACGCCGTCGTGTCCGAGTACCTCCAGCTCCGCAACGCGGGCGGCGGAAACCTCAAGGGACTCTGCCCCTTCCACGACGAGAAGTCGCCCTCCTTCCAGGTCAGCCCCAGCAAGGGACTCTTCCACTGCTTCGGCTGCCAGGAAGGCGGCGACACCATCGCCTTCGTGATGAAGATCGACCACCTCTCCTTCTCGGAGACCGTCGAGCGCCTCGCCGCCAAGGCGGGCATCACCCTGCGCTACGAAGAAGGCGGCTACAACCCCGGCCACCAGCGCGGCGAGCGCACCCGCCTGGTCGAGGCCCACACGATCGCCGCGGCGTACTACGCCGAACAACTCGGCTCCGCCGAAGCCGAGATCGGCCGCACGTTCCTCGCCGAGCGAGGCTTCGACCAGGCCGCCGCCGAGCACTTCGGCGTCGGCTACTCCCCGGCCGGCTGGGACCACCTCACCCGCTACCTGCGCGGCAAGGGCTTCACCGACCGCGAGCTGATCCTCTCCGGCCTCTCCCAGGACGGCCGCCGCGGCCCCATCGACCGCTTCCGCGGCCGGCTGATGTGGCCGATCAAGGACGTCGGCGGCGACGTCGTCGGCTTCGGCGCCCGCAAGCTCCGCGACGACGACAACGGGCCCAAGTACCTCAACACGCCCGAGACGCCGATCTACAAGAAGTCCCAGGTGCTGTACGGCATCGACCTGGCCAAGAAGGACATCGCCAAGGCCAGCCGCGCCGTCGTCGTCGAGGGCTACACCGACGTCATGGCCTGCCACCTGGCCGGCGTCACCACCGCCATCGCCACGTGCGGCACCGCCTTCGGCGGCGACCACATCAAGATCCTGCGCCGCCTCCTCATGGACAACGGCTCCGCCCGCGTCATCTTCACCTTCGACGGCGACGCCGCCGGCCAGAAGGCCGCCCTGCGCGCCTTCGAGGACGACCAGAAGTTCGCCGCCGAGACCTACATCGCCATCGCCCCCGACGGCATGGACCCCTGCGAGCTCCGCCTCGCCAAGGGCGACGAGGCCGTCGCCGACCTCGTCCAGCCCCGCACCCCGCTCTTCGAGTTCGCCCTGCGCCAGATCGTGAACCGCTACGACCTGGAGATCCCCTCCGGCCGGGCCGCCGCCCTCGACGAGGCCGCCCCGATCGTCGCCCGCATCAAGAACGTCGCCTCCCAGCACGAGGTCGCCGTCCAGCTCGCGGGCATGCTCGGCATCCTCGACACCCAGTTCGTGGTCCGCCGGGTCGCCCAGATCGCCCGCTGGCAGCGCCAGGGCGGCACCAAGGGCCCGGACCGCGGTGCCCCGCAGCGCCGCGGCTACGAGATCCAGGCACCCACCGCGCCCGCCGGCCCCGCGCTCAACCTGCGCAGCCCCGCCCACCGCACCGAACGCGAGCTCCTCAAGCTGGCCCTCCAGCGCCCCGAACTGGTCTCCCCGGCCTTCGACGCGTACGGCATCGACGAGTTCACCGCCCCGCCCTACGCGGCCGTCCGCCAGTGCATCCAGGACGCCGGCGGCGCCACCGACGCCCCCGCCGACTACCTCGACGCGGTCCGCGCGGCGGCCCCCGACGACACGGTCCGCGCCCTCGTCACCGAACTCGCCGTCGAGACGATCTTCGCCAAGACCGTCGACGAGGCGTACGCCGGCGACCAGCTCGTCACCGTACGGCTGCGCGCCGTCGACCGCCGCATCCGCGACGTCCAGGGCACCCTCGCCCGGCTCGGCGCCCACGGCGACCCCCAGCGGCTCGCCGCCGTACAGAACGAGCTGTGGGTGCTCACCCAGTACGGCCAGTCGCTGCGCAACCACGGCGCCGCGGCGCTCTGA
- a CDS encoding RNA polymerase sigma factor, translated as MPEIPAQRRRVDLGGNGTSSDLFRQYLREIGRVPLLTAEEEVELARRVEAGLFAEEKLAGTPDLDSRLAHDLDRLVVLGRIAKRRLIEANLRLVVSVAKRYVGRGLTMLDLVQEGNLGLIRAVEKFDYARGYKFSTYATWWIRQAMSRALADQARTIRVPVHVVELINRVVRVQRRMLQERGCEPTVEEVAAHLELPPERVGEVLRLAQEPVSLHAPVGEEEDVALGDLIEDGDAASPVESAAFLLLREHLEAVLSTLGERERKVVQLRYGLDDGRPRTLEEIGQLFGVTRERIRQIESKTLSKLRDHAYADQLRGYLD; from the coding sequence CTGCCCGAGATCCCGGCCCAGCGCCGCCGCGTCGACCTCGGCGGCAACGGGACCTCCTCCGACCTGTTCCGCCAGTACCTGCGCGAGATAGGCCGCGTCCCGCTGCTCACCGCCGAGGAGGAGGTCGAGCTCGCGCGGCGCGTCGAGGCCGGTCTCTTCGCCGAGGAGAAACTCGCCGGCACCCCCGACCTCGACTCCCGCCTGGCCCACGACCTCGACCGCCTCGTGGTCCTCGGCCGGATCGCCAAACGCCGGCTGATCGAAGCCAACCTGCGGCTCGTCGTCTCCGTCGCCAAGCGCTACGTGGGCCGCGGCCTGACCATGCTCGACCTGGTGCAGGAGGGCAACCTCGGCCTCATCAGGGCCGTCGAGAAATTCGACTACGCGCGCGGCTACAAGTTCTCCACGTACGCGACCTGGTGGATCCGCCAGGCCATGTCCCGGGCCCTCGCCGACCAGGCCCGGACCATCCGCGTCCCCGTGCACGTCGTCGAACTCATCAACCGGGTCGTCCGCGTCCAGCGCCGCATGCTCCAGGAACGCGGCTGTGAACCCACCGTCGAAGAGGTCGCCGCCCACCTCGAACTGCCCCCCGAACGGGTCGGCGAGGTCCTGCGGCTCGCCCAGGAACCGGTCTCCCTGCACGCCCCCGTCGGCGAGGAGGAGGACGTCGCCCTCGGTGACCTCATCGAGGACGGCGACGCCGCCTCCCCCGTCGAGTCCGCCGCCTTCCTGCTGCTGCGCGAACACCTGGAGGCGGTGCTCTCCACCCTCGGCGAGCGCGAACGCAAGGTCGTGCAGCTGCGCTACGGACTCGACGACGGCAGGCCCCGCACCCTGGAGGAGATCGGACAGCTCTTCGGCGTGACACGCGAACGCATCCGCCAGATCGAGTCCAAGACCCTCAGCAAGCTACGGGACCACGCCTACGCCGACCAGCTGCGCGGCTACCTGGACTAG
- a CDS encoding ABC transporter ATP-binding protein: protein MAGPRMPMAGGGPGERSMDFKGSGKRLLRQLAPERTALWVMLVACVLSVTASVIGPKILGRATDLVFAGVVGRQMPEGTTKEQALAALRADGDGGMADMLSGVDFTPGQGIDFTAVGEVLGVALGIYVLAGLLMLVSTRMSITVINRTVYRMREDVQAKLARLPLSYFDQAKRGEVLSRATNDIDNIGQTLQQSMGQLINSLLTIVGVLAMMFWISPLLALVALVTVPLSVVVATRIGKRSQPHFVQQWKSTGRLNAHVEEMYTGHALVKVFGRQEESAKDFHEQNEALYEAGFKAQFNSGVMQPVMFFISNINYVLVAVVGGLRVASGSLSIGDVQAFIQYSRQFSMPLTQVASMANLVQSGVASAERVFELLDAEEQAPDAPVSEKPTEPKGRVALEGVSFRYEADKPLIEGLSLAVEPGQTVAIVGPTGAGKTTLVNLLMRFYEVTGGRITLDGVDIARMSREELRSGIGMVLQDTWLFGGTIADNIAYGATREVTRAEIEQAAKAAHADRFVRTLPDGYDTVLDDEGSGVSAGEKQLITIARAFLSDPVILVLDEATSSVDTRTEVLIQKAMARLAHGRTSFVIAHRLSTIRDADVILVMENGSIVEQGTHEELLASGGAYARLYAAQFAQAVVEVD from the coding sequence ATGGCCGGACCACGTATGCCCATGGCCGGGGGCGGCCCGGGCGAGCGGTCGATGGACTTCAAGGGCTCCGGCAAGCGGCTGCTGCGGCAGCTGGCGCCGGAGCGCACGGCGCTGTGGGTGATGCTGGTCGCCTGTGTGCTGTCGGTGACGGCCTCGGTGATCGGGCCGAAGATCCTCGGCCGGGCGACCGACCTGGTCTTCGCGGGTGTGGTCGGGCGGCAGATGCCCGAGGGCACGACGAAGGAGCAGGCCCTCGCGGCGCTGCGGGCCGACGGCGACGGCGGGATGGCGGACATGCTGTCCGGGGTGGACTTCACTCCGGGACAGGGCATCGACTTCACGGCGGTCGGCGAGGTCCTGGGCGTGGCCCTGGGGATCTACGTGCTGGCGGGCCTGCTGATGCTGGTCTCCACCCGCATGTCGATCACGGTGATCAACCGGACCGTCTACCGGATGCGCGAGGACGTCCAGGCGAAGCTGGCGCGGCTGCCGCTGTCGTACTTCGACCAGGCCAAGCGCGGCGAGGTGCTGTCCCGGGCGACCAACGACATCGACAACATCGGCCAGACCCTCCAGCAGTCGATGGGGCAGCTGATCAACTCGCTGCTCACGATCGTCGGGGTGCTGGCGATGATGTTCTGGATCTCCCCGCTGCTGGCGCTGGTGGCGCTCGTGACGGTGCCGCTGTCGGTGGTGGTCGCGACCCGGATCGGCAAGCGCTCGCAGCCGCACTTCGTGCAGCAGTGGAAGTCCACGGGCCGGCTCAACGCCCATGTGGAGGAGATGTACACCGGGCACGCGCTGGTGAAGGTGTTCGGGCGCCAGGAGGAGTCCGCGAAGGACTTCCACGAGCAGAACGAGGCGCTGTACGAGGCCGGGTTCAAGGCGCAGTTCAACAGCGGCGTGATGCAGCCGGTGATGTTCTTCATCTCGAACATCAACTACGTCCTGGTGGCCGTGGTGGGCGGTCTGCGGGTGGCGAGCGGCAGTCTGTCGATCGGTGACGTGCAGGCGTTCATCCAGTACTCGCGGCAGTTCTCGATGCCGCTGACGCAGGTGGCGTCGATGGCCAACCTGGTGCAGTCGGGCGTCGCGTCCGCCGAGCGGGTCTTCGAGCTGCTGGACGCGGAGGAGCAGGCGCCGGACGCGCCGGTGAGCGAGAAGCCCACCGAGCCGAAGGGCCGGGTGGCGCTGGAGGGGGTGTCGTTCCGTTACGAGGCGGACAAGCCGTTGATCGAGGGTCTGTCGCTGGCGGTGGAGCCGGGGCAGACGGTGGCGATCGTCGGTCCGACCGGTGCGGGCAAGACGACGCTGGTGAACCTGCTGATGCGGTTCTACGAGGTGACCGGGGGGCGGATCACCCTGGACGGGGTGGACATCGCGAGGATGTCGCGCGAGGAGCTGCGTTCCGGCATTGGCATGGTCCTTCAGGACACGTGGCTGTTCGGCGGCACGATCGCCGACAACATCGCCTACGGCGCCACGCGCGAGGTGACCCGCGCCGAGATCGAACAGGCGGCGAAGGCGGCCCACGCCGACCGTTTCGTCCGCACCCTCCCCGACGGCTACGACACCGTCCTCGACGACGAGGGTTCGGGGGTGAGCGCAGGCGAGAAGCAGCTGATCACCATCGCGCGGGCGTTCCTGTCCGACCCGGTGATCCTGGTCCTCGACGAGGCCACCAGCTCCGTCGACACCCGCACCGAGGTCCTCATCCAGAAGGCGATGGCCCGCCTCGCCCACGGACGTACGTCGTTCGTCATCGCCCACCGGCTCTCCACCATCCGGGACGCCGACGTCATCCTGGTGATGGAGAACGGCTCGATCGTCGAACAGGGCACGCATGAGGAGCTGTTGGCGTCCGGCGGTGCGTATGCCCGGCTGTACGCGGCTCAGTTCGCGCAGGCGGTGGTGGAGGTCGACTGA
- a CDS encoding ABC transporter ATP-binding protein: MLIRLLRTFLRPYRKPIGLLVLLQLLQTSATLYLPTLNADIIDNGVVNGDTGYILRFGALMIGVSVLQVACNIGAVYYGARTAAALGRDVRASVFERVQSFSARELGQFGAPSLITRTTNDVQQVQMLVLMAFTLMVSAPIMCVGGIVMALGLDVPLSAVLIAVVPVLGVAVSLIVRRMRPLFRTMQERLDTVNRVLREQITGNRVIRAFVRDDYERERFKGANTELTDVSMATGRLMALMFPTVMTVVNVSSIAVVWFGAHRIDSGGMQIGALTAFLAYLMQIVMAVMMATFMFMMVPRAEVCAERIEEVLATDSSVVPPAEPVRELGRRGHLEVRNADFRYPGAEESVLKDVGLVARPGETTAIIGSTGSGKSTLLGLVPRLFDVTDGEVLVDGVDVRRLDPALMARTVGLVPQKPYLFSGTVATNLRYGKPDATDEELWHALEVAQAKDFVAKLEGGLNAPVAQGGTNVSGGQRQRLAIARTLVQRPEIYLFDDSFSALDYETDARLRAALAEETADSTVVIVAQRVSTIRDADRIVVLDEGRVVGTGRHHELMADNETYREIVLSQLTEAEAA, translated from the coding sequence GTGCTCATAAGACTGCTCCGAACCTTCCTGCGACCGTACAGAAAACCCATCGGCCTGCTGGTGCTGCTCCAGCTGCTGCAGACCAGCGCCACCCTCTATCTGCCGACCCTGAACGCCGACATCATCGACAACGGTGTCGTGAACGGGGACACCGGCTACATCCTGCGGTTCGGCGCGCTGATGATCGGCGTGTCCGTGCTCCAGGTGGCCTGCAACATCGGGGCCGTGTACTACGGGGCGCGGACCGCGGCCGCGCTCGGCCGGGACGTCCGCGCCTCCGTCTTCGAGCGGGTGCAGTCCTTCTCGGCCCGCGAGCTCGGGCAGTTCGGCGCGCCGTCGCTGATCACCCGGACGACCAACGACGTGCAGCAGGTCCAGATGCTGGTCCTCATGGCGTTCACCCTGATGGTGTCCGCGCCGATCATGTGCGTCGGCGGGATCGTCATGGCGCTCGGCCTGGACGTGCCGCTGTCGGCGGTGCTGATCGCGGTGGTGCCGGTGCTCGGCGTCGCCGTCTCGCTGATCGTGCGCCGGATGCGGCCGCTGTTCCGGACCATGCAGGAGCGACTGGACACGGTGAACCGGGTGCTGCGGGAGCAGATCACCGGCAACCGGGTCATCCGCGCCTTCGTACGGGACGACTACGAGCGGGAGCGGTTCAAGGGGGCCAACACCGAGCTGACCGACGTGTCGATGGCCACCGGCCGGCTGATGGCGCTGATGTTCCCGACCGTGATGACGGTGGTGAACGTGTCGTCGATCGCGGTCGTGTGGTTCGGCGCGCACCGCATCGACAGCGGCGGGATGCAGATCGGCGCGCTGACCGCCTTCCTCGCCTATCTGATGCAGATCGTGATGGCCGTGATGATGGCCACCTTCATGTTCATGATGGTGCCGCGGGCCGAGGTGTGCGCCGAGCGCATCGAGGAGGTCCTGGCGACGGATTCCAGCGTGGTGCCGCCGGCCGAGCCGGTGCGCGAGCTGGGGCGGCGGGGCCATCTGGAGGTCAGGAACGCGGACTTCCGGTATCCGGGCGCGGAGGAGTCGGTCCTCAAGGACGTCGGGCTCGTCGCCCGGCCGGGCGAGACCACCGCGATCATCGGCTCGACCGGCAGCGGCAAGTCGACGCTGCTCGGGCTCGTGCCCCGGCTGTTCGACGTGACGGACGGGGAGGTCCTGGTCGACGGCGTGGACGTACGGAGGCTGGATCCCGCGCTGATGGCGCGGACGGTCGGGCTCGTCCCGCAGAAGCCGTACCTGTTCTCGGGGACGGTCGCGACCAATCTGCGGTACGGGAAGCCGGACGCCACCGACGAGGAGCTGTGGCACGCCCTGGAGGTGGCCCAGGCCAAGGACTTCGTGGCGAAGCTGGAGGGCGGTCTGAACGCCCCCGTCGCGCAGGGCGGCACCAATGTCTCCGGTGGTCAGCGGCAGCGGCTGGCGATCGCCCGGACGCTGGTGCAGCGGCCGGAGATCTATCTCTTCGACGACTCCTTCTCCGCCCTCGACTACGAGACGGACGCCCGCTTGCGGGCCGCGCTCGCCGAGGAGACGGCCGACTCGACGGTGGTCATCGTCGCCCAGCGGGTGTCGACCATCCGGGACGCCGACCGGATCGTGGTCCTCGACGAGGGCCGGGTCGTGGGGACCGGGCGGCACCACGAGCTGATGGCGGACAACGAGACGTACCGGGAGATCGTGCTCTCCCAGCTGACCGAGGCGGAGGCAGCCTGA
- a CDS encoding FGGY family carbohydrate kinase, with translation MGIVAGLDSSSDSTRIVVCDTDTGAVLRQGHAPHPVDPKATDVDPQAWLLSLGEAATGGLLEGVQAIGVSAQQQGLVPLDAQGGLVRPALVGNDKRAQVAAADLVEALGGRQGWADAVGTVPQSGLPVAKLRWLARSEPEHAQRVAMILQPHDWLVWQLLGRPARRTTDRGAASATGYWSARTGSYRPDLVELALGHQAVLPEVLAPAEAAGTTPEGLLISAGTGETMAAALGLGLGVGDAVVSLGASGSVMAVHHEAPADPNGMITAFADAAGMHLPVVHTSNAVRALRGTAEMLGLDGLEELSALALKSTPGASGLVLLPYLEGERTPALPHTAGTLAGLRRESMKPEHLARASFEGMLCSLADAMDVLRGRGVEVRRVFLLGAAAGLPAVQAMAPMLFGAQVVVPQPADYAALGAARQAAWALGVSQGTLAPTAPPAWQGAAAQVFEPGEELAVGQAVRQQYTATREQIHPGAFAS, from the coding sequence ATGGGGATAGTCGCCGGTCTGGACAGCTCTTCGGACTCCACGCGCATCGTCGTCTGTGACACGGACACGGGCGCCGTACTGCGGCAGGGGCATGCCCCGCACCCCGTGGACCCCAAGGCCACCGACGTCGATCCACAGGCCTGGCTGCTGTCCCTCGGGGAGGCCGCCACCGGCGGGCTGCTCGAAGGGGTGCAGGCCATCGGGGTCTCCGCCCAGCAGCAGGGCCTCGTCCCGCTGGACGCGCAGGGCGGCCTCGTGCGGCCCGCGCTCGTCGGCAACGACAAGCGGGCGCAGGTCGCCGCGGCCGATCTCGTCGAGGCCCTCGGCGGGCGGCAGGGCTGGGCCGACGCCGTCGGCACCGTCCCGCAGTCCGGCCTGCCCGTCGCCAAGCTGCGCTGGCTCGCCCGCAGCGAGCCCGAGCACGCCCAGCGCGTCGCGATGATCCTCCAGCCGCACGACTGGCTGGTGTGGCAGCTGCTCGGCCGGCCCGCGCGGCGCACCACCGACCGCGGCGCCGCCTCCGCCACCGGCTACTGGTCCGCCAGGACCGGGTCCTACCGGCCCGATCTGGTCGAGCTGGCGCTCGGGCACCAGGCCGTGCTTCCCGAGGTCCTCGCGCCCGCCGAGGCCGCCGGCACCACGCCCGAAGGGCTGCTGATCTCCGCCGGCACCGGAGAGACGATGGCGGCCGCCCTCGGCCTCGGGCTCGGCGTCGGTGACGCCGTGGTCTCCCTCGGCGCCTCCGGCTCCGTGATGGCCGTCCACCACGAGGCCCCCGCCGACCCGAACGGCATGATCACCGCGTTCGCCGACGCCGCCGGCATGCACCTGCCGGTCGTCCACACCTCCAACGCCGTACGAGCCCTGCGCGGGACCGCCGAGATGCTCGGCCTCGACGGCCTGGAGGAGCTGTCCGCGCTCGCCCTGAAGTCCACGCCGGGCGCCTCCGGGCTCGTCCTGCTGCCCTACCTGGAGGGCGAGCGGACCCCCGCGCTGCCGCACACCGCCGGCACCCTCGCAGGGCTGCGCCGCGAGTCGATGAAGCCCGAGCACCTCGCCCGGGCCTCCTTCGAGGGCATGCTCTGCTCGCTCGCCGACGCCATGGACGTGCTGCGCGGCCGCGGAGTCGAGGTGCGCCGGGTCTTCCTGCTCGGCGCGGCCGCCGGGCTGCCCGCCGTGCAGGCCATGGCGCCGATGCTGTTCGGCGCGCAGGTCGTCGTCCCCCAGCCGGCCGACTACGCCGCGCTCGGCGCCGCCCGGCAGGCGGCCTGGGCGCTCGGGGTCTCCCAGGGCACGCTGGCCCCGACCGCTCCCCCGGCCTGGCAGGGCGCCGCCGCCCAGGTCTTCGAGCCGGGCGAGGAGCTGGCCGTCGGCCAGGCCGTGCGGCAGCAGTACACCGCCACCCGGGAGCAGATCCACCCCGGGGCGTTCGCCTCCTGA
- a CDS encoding YtxH domain-containing protein, whose amino-acid sequence MRYKLVFVAGLGLGFVIGTRAGREVYERMKTSAKQVAENPAVRNAAESAAQSGRQVAGRAMHVVGDQAQRIRSLRHHNGQVASYEEEDWGPTNT is encoded by the coding sequence GTGCGGTACAAGCTGGTCTTCGTCGCCGGACTGGGCCTCGGTTTCGTCATCGGGACGCGAGCCGGGCGAGAGGTCTACGAGCGGATGAAGACGTCCGCCAAGCAGGTCGCAGAGAACCCCGCGGTGCGCAACGCGGCCGAGTCCGCCGCGCAGTCCGGGCGGCAGGTCGCCGGCAGGGCGATGCACGTCGTCGGGGACCAGGCGCAGCGGATCCGGTCGCTGCGCCACCACAACGGGCAGGTCGCCTCCTACGAGGAGGAGGACTGGGGTCCCACCAACACCTGA